A genome region from Thermoanaerobacterium xylanolyticum LX-11 includes the following:
- a CDS encoding 30S ribosomal protein S1: protein MDDFMNEYTFNEIHSGDIVKGKIIKILNDGIIADIGYKSDAFVPKSQLSLNPNIRISDDFNVGDEIDLYIIKREDENGDVLASKVKADTELAEERLNTSFKNGDILNGKIIEVVKGGVVAEVLGVKAFIPASQLDMHYVDDLNSYLGEKIEVKIIDYIPSKKLVASRRIVLEEEKNKKKETLLKNIREGQVINGVVKSITKFGVFVDLGGIDGLIPLREISWSKNVNINDVLHIGDRVDVYVDKIDQEKITLSLKKLFPDPWVNINEKFKVGDIILGIITNVTTFGAFVEISEGLEGLAHKNDLIKNVKEYKIGDEITVEIISFDSEKKKLSLKEVEKNSESYDLEREELNVTITDRIQNINNYS from the coding sequence ATGGATGATTTTATGAATGAATACACTTTTAATGAGATCCATTCCGGTGATATAGTAAAAGGTAAAATCATTAAAATACTTAACGATGGAATTATAGCAGATATCGGATATAAATCTGATGCATTTGTACCTAAATCGCAATTATCACTTAATCCTAATATAAGAATAAGTGATGATTTTAATGTAGGAGATGAAATCGATCTATATATAATAAAAAGAGAAGATGAAAATGGTGATGTTTTAGCTTCAAAAGTAAAAGCAGATACCGAATTAGCTGAAGAAAGATTAAATACATCATTTAAAAATGGAGATATATTAAATGGAAAAATAATTGAAGTAGTAAAAGGCGGTGTTGTTGCCGAAGTATTAGGAGTTAAAGCATTTATACCAGCATCACAACTTGATATGCATTATGTGGATGATTTAAACTCATATTTAGGAGAAAAAATTGAAGTAAAAATTATTGATTATATTCCAAGCAAAAAATTAGTTGCATCAAGGAGAATCGTTTTAGAAGAAGAAAAAAACAAAAAGAAAGAAACATTGCTAAAAAACATACGGGAAGGCCAAGTTATAAACGGTGTAGTAAAATCAATTACAAAATTTGGTGTCTTTGTTGATTTAGGTGGTATTGATGGTTTGATTCCATTAAGAGAGATTTCTTGGAGTAAAAATGTGAATATAAATGATGTATTGCATATTGGCGATAGAGTAGATGTTTATGTTGATAAAATAGATCAAGAAAAAATAACGCTAAGTTTGAAAAAGCTTTTTCCAGATCCGTGGGTGAATATTAATGAGAAGTTTAAAGTTGGAGATATTATATTGGGTATTATAACAAATGTGACTACATTTGGTGCTTTTGTAGAGATTTCCGAAGGGTTAGAGGGATTAGCGCACAAAAATGATTTAATAAAAAATGTCAAAGAGTATAAAATAGGGGACGAAATTACAGTCGAAATAATTAGCTTTGACTCAGAGAAGAAAAAGTTAAGCTTGAAGGAAGTTGAAAAAAACAGTGAATCTTATGACTTAGAAAGAGAAGAATTAAATGTAACAATAACGGACAGAATACAAAACATAAATAATTATTCATAG
- a CDS encoding 4-hydroxy-3-methylbut-2-enyl diphosphate reductase encodes MKILIADNAGFCFGVKRAVRMAYDQVNNSDDSKTYAYGELIHNPQVVKDLEDKGIKTIEHIDELDENSKILIRTHGIPKKIYEELKNKKVEIIDMTCPFVKRVQKIVNGYYKKGYSIVIIGDRNHPEVIGVNGWCNNSAYVIQSTDDVNSLPFLDKTCVVAQTTITQKMWEDILDLLHLKVKELISYNTICDATNKRQSSAEKISKEVDMMIVIGGKNSSNTQKLKKICEKNCDKTIQVESADEIDLITLKDVETVGITAGASTPDYLIQEVIDKITSGRKEE; translated from the coding sequence ATGAAAATATTGATAGCTGACAATGCAGGATTTTGTTTTGGGGTAAAAAGGGCAGTCAGAATGGCCTATGATCAAGTGAATAATAGTGATGATTCTAAGACCTATGCATATGGAGAGCTTATTCATAATCCGCAAGTTGTAAAAGACCTTGAAGACAAAGGAATTAAGACTATAGAACACATCGATGAATTAGATGAAAATAGCAAGATACTTATTAGGACGCATGGTATACCGAAAAAAATTTATGAGGAATTAAAAAATAAAAAAGTAGAAATAATCGATATGACTTGTCCTTTTGTAAAAAGAGTCCAAAAAATAGTCAATGGATACTATAAGAAAGGATATTCTATTGTTATAATAGGGGATAGAAATCATCCGGAAGTTATAGGTGTAAATGGATGGTGTAATAATTCAGCTTATGTTATCCAATCAACTGATGATGTAAATTCATTGCCTTTTTTAGATAAAACCTGTGTTGTTGCGCAGACAACTATAACGCAAAAAATGTGGGAAGATATCTTGGATTTGTTGCATCTTAAAGTCAAAGAATTAATATCATATAATACAATATGCGACGCTACTAATAAAAGGCAATCATCTGCTGAAAAAATATCTAAAGAAGTAGATATGATGATCGTCATAGGTGGAAAGAATAGCTCTAATACGCAAAAATTAAAAAAAATATGTGAAAAGAATTGTGATAAAACTATACAAGTTGAGAGTGCTGATGAAATTGATTTGATTACTCTAAAAGACGTTGAAACAGTCGGCATTACTGCTGGTGCATCTACTCCAGATTATTTAATACAGGAAGTCATTGATAAGATTACAAGTGGAAGAAAGGAAGAATAA
- a CDS encoding lysophospholipid acyltransferase family protein, giving the protein MFYYIAKYIVLFIINIIFRIEVDGYENIPAYGPVIICPNHISFLDPPIVGAVFTRRIFFMAKAELFKNPLFRFILNKGLGAFPVKRGTSDLTAIKIALNHLKKGHAIGIFPEGTRSKTGQLQKAEPGVSLLSVKGKAPVLPIGIKSTYKLFSKVTIKIGKPIYFEEYQNVHLTSQDMANIGEKIMLEISKLI; this is encoded by the coding sequence ATGTTTTATTATATAGCCAAATACATCGTTCTTTTTATTATAAATATAATTTTTAGAATAGAAGTAGATGGCTACGAAAATATTCCTGCCTATGGTCCTGTAATTATTTGTCCTAATCATATTAGCTTTTTAGATCCACCTATTGTTGGTGCCGTTTTTACCAGAAGAATTTTTTTTATGGCAAAAGCCGAGCTTTTTAAAAATCCTTTATTTAGATTTATTTTAAATAAAGGTTTAGGTGCTTTTCCAGTGAAAAGAGGCACATCAGATTTAACCGCTATAAAAATTGCTCTAAATCATTTAAAAAAAGGACATGCTATTGGGATATTCCCAGAAGGAACCAGGAGCAAAACTGGCCAATTGCAAAAGGCTGAGCCTGGTGTATCGCTCCTGTCAGTAAAAGGAAAGGCACCTGTATTGCCGATCGGAATAAAGTCAACTTATAAACTTTTTTCAAAAGTAACAATAAAGATCGGTAAACCTATTTATTTTGAAGAATATCAAAATGTACATTTAACATCGCAAGATATGGCAAACATAGGTGAAAAGATTATGCTGGAAATTTCAAAGTTAATTTAG